From Sphaeramia orbicularis chromosome 21, fSphaOr1.1, whole genome shotgun sequence:
TCCAAATATAAACGGACCTGACTGTATACAGTAGATACCTGAAAACCATCTGAAGTCAAATACTTGTacttattttctgtttctttcatCCATCCTATCTCTTGGTAAACTCTTGATCCATTCCTCTGAACACACATGAGCTCTGCTAACAGGACTTACTTTGCTGTTCCTCCCTCAGGTTTGGTCCACCTGTGGACAGAGGATGTGAGCATCAGGTTCATGTTCATACTTTCAAAGGTACTTAGTCCATTTGACTTTATTAATTATTAGCTGGGTTGTAAAAACTTGACAGAGATCGGTACTCACTTTCTGTCCTGAGGATCTGTATcacagaaggtgacagtgttgCTCGGGTAGTGACGACGGAAGAAAAGcctaaaaagtgaaaattaacaGTTAAATAAACCAAAGAAAATCAGTTCATAAACTATTTCTATTTCATTACTAAACCATTTTATTTGTAGATACTTGTTCTGTATGTTTCTATAGGACGGGTTTGGGTTTATTGGGTCCATTTATGAACAAACACTGGGCTCTTTAATGTACGACTGAAACACTGGATTACATCCAGAGgtttaagaacatttatttattatgaatGTGTTTTCTATTCGTCATTTCCTTTTTTAAATCTTTGTAAACGTGTTCACTTAGATCAGTTCATTTGTTCTCTTTGGGTTTGTGCTGGAGTttattgtataataataataataagtaccgTATGCATTCTGTTAGTGGACTAACAGGTGTAGTTAGAGACGTAGCCTGTGGACTTACTTCCTGTGGTTGTCGGTCAGGGTGATGCCTTGGGACGACACCTTGAAGTGCACGATGGTGGCAGGAGGCGGAGCGTTGGTAGCCAGCGTCTCAGATATGGCCTTGGCCACGGCCTGGGGGCCCGTCAGGGATTCCATGTCAATGGAGTTGATGTAAAGCACGTTACAGGCTGGAAACGAAGCAAAAAAGCAACAGTCACAAAACAGCTACAGGCTGGAAACAAAGCAACAGAGCAACAGTTACAAAACAGCAACAGGCTGGATACAAAGCAACAGAGCAACAGTTACAAAAACAGCAACGGGCTGGAAAGGAAGCAACAAAGCATCAGTTACAAAAGAGCAACAGGCTGGAAATTAAGCAACAAAGCAACAGTTACAAAAGAGCAACAGGCTGGAAATGAAGCAACAAAGCATCAGTTACAAAAGAGCAACAGGCtggaaattaagcaaaaaagcaTCAGTTGCAA
This genomic window contains:
- the LOC115412616 gene encoding tensin-1-like; protein product: MESLTGPQAVAKAISETLATNAPPPATIVHFKVSSQGITLTDNHRKLFFRRHYPSNTVTFCDTDPQDRKWTKPEGGTAKLFGFVARKQGSTTDNVSHLFAEMDPEQPANAIVNFVSKMIVSQRR